A segment of the bacterium genome:
ACCTGCACCTGCAGATCGGGCGGGTCGCCGGGGCGCGTCCGCACCAGTTGTTGCCCGATTGGCACGTTGCCGGGTCCGGGCATCGCCTCTATGACGAGGCGAAAGCCGAGGCCGCTGATCGACTGAAAGGTCGGCACCGGTAGATCCCCCGCCGGGGAGGTGACCGTGCCGTCCGCGGCGGCAATGCCCACGTAGGTGATGACCGGGCCGCTGCCGGCCGGTTGGCCGCCGCGCAGCAGCCGACCGAGGGCGGGAAAATCGGCCGCCGTGACCATGCCGTCGCCGTTGGCGTCGACGCCGCTGCAACTGACCACCGTGCCGCCGTCGACGTCGTCCACCGAGGGGCCGTCGCCGTCGGTGAGCTCGCGGCTCAACTGCGCGAGGTCGCCGTCGGTCACCAAGCCGTCGCAGTCGGCGTCACCGGGGAGCGAGGACACCGTCGCCGCCGCGTCTCCGACGCCCAGCGCCAGGCACGCGGCCGCGGCGATCACAATCAAGACGCGATTGCTCGCCCCGCGCACCATCCGCCAGCTCACGACTTTGTCAGTGTATGCCCGCCCGTCCCTTCAGCGTCAACTGCGCGACACTGGCCGCGCGTCCGAAAAGCGTTGGAATTTCGGTCGACTGTGCCAGCATGCGCGAGCGCGCCGACCTCCGCCGAAGCAATCGGCGTGCGCCCTGCGGGGTAAAGTGACGGTCAACTGACACTTCGACGCTTTCTCGACACCGCGGTCGCATAGCATGGCGTCATATGGTTCGACGATTTGTCGTCGATCCAGGTGGCATGTGCCGTGCTGGACTCACGCGCAACCCCAGGCGCAACACCAGGAGGAAAGCCAATGATGACCAGCGACAGGATCAACCAGCAGGGTTCGATGATCTCCCAACTGCGCCAGCGCCTCAGCATGACGCAGGAGGAGTTCGCGCACGCCATCGGCGTCACCGTGTCCACGGTGAACCGGTGGGAGAACGGTCACATCGAGCCGAGCCGGTTGGCACGCAAGGCGATGCAGGGTCTGGCCACCCAGGCGGCGATCCCCATCGATCTCGAGGCCACCACGGCGCCGCTCATCGGGCACGTCAGCAAGTCGTTCTGACGGATCCGCGATCCGCGTGGGAGCGACCGGCGGACGCCCACTGGGCCCGTCCGCCGGTCGCCCACTGGATCACCCGCCGCGGCGAACGCGGCGGCAGCCCGGGCGCCGTCAGGGGGGGCCCAGGTGTCGGCCCGATGCACCCGACGGAGCGCCGCAAAGGGCTTCCATTGAGCTCATCGGGCGCGGGTGGGAACAGCGCAGAGCGGCCGAGCAAGCGCGATGGAACGCTCGCTCGGCCGGTGGCCCTGCGGACGCTGACACGACGCGGGTGCCGGCGCTTCAGTCCTTCTTGCGGTCGAACAGGTAGATCACCCAATCCCCGCCGGCGTTGTTGCCGGTGAGATTGGCGTTGGACTCCCAGACGACGAAGCGCCGCTTCTTGATGCGCGGCGCCTGGTTGGTGCCGAAGCGCGATCGCGACAGGAGGAGCAGCTCGCCCTTGCTGCGATCGAACTGGAAGATGCGGCGGTTGCTGGCGCCGCTCAACGTCAGATCGGCGGTGGATTCGAAGACCAGGAATCGCTTGCTGAGATTGATCACCGGGTTGGTGCTCTCGCCGCTCGGGGCGTGCGTGATCTGCTCGAAGGCGCCCGTACGCCGCGTCCAGGTGAAGACTTCGCGGCTGCCGTCGGTGTTCTGCCCGGTGACCAGATCGGCGGTCGAGGAGAAGGCGATCAGCGCGCTGTTGGCGTCGAGGCTACCGGCCCGGTTGTCGGCTGGCGCCGCGGTATTGGTGAGCTGACGAATCTCCACCGCGCCGCCGCCGCGCAGCCGCGCCAGAAACAGCTCGCGGTTGCCGTCGGCGTTGCTGGCCGCCGGCGCCCTGGGATCGTTCTGCAGGTCGCCCGTCGAGTCGAAGATCAAGCGGCGCCCATCGATGGTCGCCGGGCGGTGGTTCTCCACCGGCGGCAGCGTGTCCGTGACCTGGATCCACTGGTTGCTGCGCGGCTTGTAGATGAAGATCTCGGTGTTGCCGTCCGCGTTCCCGCCGGTCGGATTCGCATTTGACTCGAGCACCACCACCTTGCCGCTCATCGCCGGCACCGGGCGCTCGAAGCCCTCGGGTGGCGCACCGTCGGAGTACGACGACAACGCCGGCGCGGCCTTCTCGAAGCTCTTGCGGCTCCAGGCGTCGACCTCGCGCGAGCCGTCCACGTTGCCGCCAGCGGCATCGCTGTCGCTGTCGAACACCACCGTCTTGGCGAGGCCGGTGAGACGGGGGCCACGGCTGCTCGTGCCGGCGCCACCGTTGGTGAGCTGGGTGACGATCACGCACTCGCCGTTCAGGATGATCGGATCGGCGCTCGGGTCGCCCGGACACTGCTTGCGCCCGTTGCAACGCGTGCAGGCGCCGAGATTGGCGAAGTCACACGACAGCAGCCCCCCGAGGCAGATGCCGGTCAACGACTTCTTCGGCCGCCGATTGAGAAGGAAGATCTCCTGGCTGGCGTCGCCATTGCTGTAGGCGCTGCGCCGATCGACGTTCATGTTCGCGCTCGACTCGAACACGATGTAGCGGCCGAAGGTGTCCAGATCCGGATTGCGCCCCGGCACCAACTGCCGCACCTCGGCGGTCTCGGTGCTGCACACGCCCTGGATGCTCGGGAAGCCCTGTGGGAACGGCTTGCAGAGAAACTCGAGGAACGTGGTGCTGGCGCCACCGACGCGATTGACGATGCGATCGCCGATGCCGGTGTAGAGGCCGCTCGGACCGGTCTGCGAGCGCCACCAGTTGAGGGACGCGTCGAGGGTCCCGGCGCCGGACTCGTTGCCCAGGCCGACCTCGTTGTGGGTGATGTTGTTGTCGTGGATCGCCGTCACCTCGGCGCCGGGACGAATGGTGATGCCATCGCCGCTGTTGTTGGCGATCGCGTTCTCGATCACCTGACTGCCGGCGCTCATCGCCGCGAGCACCAATCCCGAGGTGTTCGAGTTGGCGATGGTGTTGGCGGCGATCGTGGCGCCGATGCCCGACAGGGACACCGCCGAGCCGCTGGCGCCGCCGCCGCTGATCTGATTGGCAATGATGCTGACCAGGATCGCCGGCGTCCCCTCCTGTTGCAGGATCTCGATGTGCGACGCGTTGCCGGCCATGGTGTTGCCTTCGATCTGGACGCAGTCGACGCGGCGCTGCCAGCCGATGCCGATGGCACTGTTGCTGATGGTATTGTTGCTCAACGTCAGGTTCGTGCCGCGCCCTGGGCTGGCGCACGACGGTTGGCCGAGCGGGCAGATGGCGTTCGCGGAAATCGCGGAGCCACCGCTCGCCTGGATCGTCAGGCCGTCGATCACCACGCCGCTGCGCCGGATGTCGAAGGCGGTGCCGGTCGTCTGCACGATCACGCCGGGCGCGAAGGCGCGGATCTTGACCTGCTTGGTGACCTGCACCGGCTGCGTGTAGGTGCCCGGACAGATGGTGATGATGTCGCCGTCCGCGGCGTTGTCGATCGCCGTCTGGATGTCGGGGTCGCTCGGCGCTCCGCAGCCGCCGACGAAGCGCTCGACGCCCGGATAGACCAGGCTGCAGGCGGTCGAGACGGTGCAGTCGGGCTCGCATCCGTCACCCGCGATGCCATTGCCGTCGTCGCAGCTCTCGCCAGGATCGAGATTGCCGTCGCCGCAGTAGGGCACCGGCGTGTTGGTACGGGTCGGCGTATTGGTCACCGTCGGCGTGTCGGTGATGGTCGCGGTGGGCGGATTGGTCCCGGTCGCGGTCTCGGTGGCGGTCGGCGTCGAGGAGGGCGTCGGCGTCGACGTCAGCGTGTAGATCGGCGTGCACACGGCGCCGGTGCAACCGAGGCCCGGATCGCACGTCTGGCAGGCGTCGCAGACGACGGGGGCGCTGACGCAGCCGCCGGCGTTGGCGTTGGGATTGCCGGGCTGGCAGGTGTCGGTGGTGCACAGACTGTTGTCGGCGCAGTCGGCGTCGCTCTGGCACTGGTTGACGGTGATGTTGACCGAACACGAGGCTTGCAGATTGGAGCTGTCCGTGGCGGTCATCGTGACGACGTGCGTCGTTCCGGCGTCGCCACCGATGGTGTTCCAGGTGAAGACACTGCTGACCGGGTTGGCGGTGGTTGGCAGCGACGGGGTGAAGGTCGCCCCGCTGGGCATGCCGACGGCGTTGAGCGTCACCGTCTGGCCGAAGTCGACGTCGGACGCCTGAGCGGTGAACGAAACCACGGCCCCCGGATTGACGGTGATGGTGCTGCCACAGGCCGGCGTCGGCGGGTGATCGAAGACCGGCGGCGTGCCGCTCTGGCTGACGAGTTGGATGAGGAAATCGACCGCGATCTTGCTCTTGACGTTGTTGCTGCCGTCGCGATCTTCGATCGTGACCTGGGTGGAATAATAGGTGGTGCCGCTGCCGACCGTGGCACCGGCGGTGTTCCAGGTGTAGAGGCCGCTGCTGCTGATCGTCGCCGCATTGGGCGCGCTCGTCGGCCCCGGCTGGCGGAACCCGCTCGACGACCCGCTCGCCTCGGTCGCGGTAGAGAACCGATACGTGATCGGATCGCCGTCCGGATCGGTGCCCGGAACCTGAAAAGTGCAGAGACCGTTGACCGGACACAGCACGACCGGTGGCATGGTGCTGACCGGCGGTCGGTTGCTGCCGCCGAGCGTGACGCGCGTCTCGATGCGATAGCTGCCGTCGGGGTTGTTGATGTGCTGGTTGCCGCCCGGCGTATTGGAGATGCGGCAGCAGTCCTGGATGAAGGCCGTCTTGGGCGACGAGTTGGTGTAGGTCTTGGAGATCGTGGTGTCGATCGTCGGCAGGCTGCTGGGATCGAGCGCCGTGCCGTAGAGCCAGTCGTTGACCGGGTCGACCGAGGTGACGACGTAGAGCAGGGCGTTGAGCGGCGAGGAGATCACCGAGCCCTGGCCGGGATCGAACTGCGTGCCGCCGAGCGATTCGACGATGACGTCGCCGACGGCGGCGTAGCCGTCGACACCGCTGCACGCAATCGATGGCAGCGACGGGCTGGCGACGTTGCGGCAGCGACCACTGGCGGTGCTGTAGGCGCTGCGCCGCCAGGCGCCGGTGATGGTGAACTCGACGGTGTTGCCGGCGATCGGCGCCCAGGTGATGAGCGCGGCGCGCTCATGGGTCGCCGAGGCAGGCGCGGGGAGCAGTGCCGCCACGGCCAGTAGCACCCACGTTGCCGCCCAGGCCCCCCGCGCGCCGCGGCGCGCGAGATTGTCGGACGTGCGTCGTTGTCTCATTCCGGTTCCCCCACACGAACTGCGACCGGCCACCGCTTCATCCCCCCGGCATCCGCGGCGCACTAGACGCGTTATCTATGCACGTGCCCTGTCACTGGGACACGAACGATCGCCGCGACGCGCATTCGATCGTCCATGCCAACGGCTGTATCGTTTTGCCGGTCACCCTACTGATCGGTCAGCCGCAATGTCAAGATATATTCAGACGTTGCGACTTCGCACATCGTACGTCCGCAAGTCCCTGCCGGAACGGAGGAAACGGCGCCGACACGGCTGGATGCGCGACGGGAGAAGGGAATGGAACCGGGCGTCGACGGAAGGCTGGCGCTGCCCGATCGAGCCGGGCGGCGCGCGCGGCTCAGATGCCGGAGCCTTTTTCCTCGTAGCCGACGTGGATGCCGCATTCGCGCTGGTCGGCGTTCTCCCACCACCAGCGCCCGGCGCGCTCGTCCTCGCCCGGTTGGATGGACCGGGTGCAGGGCACGCAGCCGACGCTGGGGTAGCCCTGATCGTGCAGGCGGTTCACCGGCACGTGGTTGCGATCGACGTAGGCCATCACGTCCTCGCGCGTCCAGCGCACCAGCGGGTTCAACTTGATCCGCCCCCCGTGCACCTCGTCGACCTCGACCGCGCGGACGTCGCCGCGGGTGACCGACTGGTCCGGGCGCAGGCCGGCAATCCAGGCGTCGAGCTCGGCCAGGGCGCGTTCGAGCGGCTCGACCTTGCGCACGCCACAGCACTTCTTCCGCAGGTCGACCGAATCATAGAACAGGTTCAGCCCGTGCTCCCGCACCATGGCCTGCACGGCTTCGGGGCGCGGAAAGTAGACCTCGACCTCGACCTCGTAGCGCGTGCGCACGCGGTCCATGAGGTCGTACGTCTCCTGGTGGAGGCGGCCGGTATCGATCGTGAAGACGCGGGTCCGCGCCGGGTCGATGGCGTGCATCATGTCGAGGATCACCATGCCCTCGGGCGAGCCGAAGCTGGCGGACAGCGCGAGACGGGGCGCGAAGGTGTCCATCCCCCAGCGCAGGATCTCCTCCGCGGGCTTGTCGTCGAAGGCGCGCGACAGGACGGTGTCGATCACCGACCGCGGGATGGCGACGCTCATGAGGCAAAATGTCTAGCGCAAGCGCTGCGCCGGTTCCATGGGCCCTCGGGTCAGGGCGCCAGGGCGATGGTGAGCTTGTCGCGCAGCCCGCCGAACGACCCGTTGGACATGAGGACGACGACGTCGCCGGCCGCCGCACCGGCGGCGATCGCCGCGGCGATGGCCCCGGCGTCGCCGATCGCGTCGGCGGCGACGCCGGCCCGGCGCAGGTCGGAGACCAGTTGCTCGGGGGAGAAGAGCTGATCGGCGTTCACCGCGTCGCTCTGCTTCTGGAACACGCCGCCGACGATCACCCGATCGGCCGCCGACAGGGCCGCGACGTATTCGCGCTGGAACACCCGCCGGCGGCTGGTGTTCGAGCGCGGCTCGAACACGCCCCACAGGCGGCGGCCCGGATAGCGGGCGCGCAGCGCCGCCAGGGTGCCGGCGACCGCGGTGGGATGATGGGCGAAATCGTCGACCACGGTGACGCCGCGATAATCGCCCACCACCTCTTGGCGTCGCGCGACGCCGCGAAAGCGCGCCAGCCCGTCGGCGATGCGGTCGTGGGACAGCCCGAGCTCGCGCGCCAACGCGTACACCCCGAGCGCGTTGCGGGCGTTGATCGCGCCCGGGACCCGCAGCGTCAGCGCGCCTTCGCGCCGGTCGGCGAAGAGCACGTCGAAGCGCAGGGCGCCGCCCTCGTCGCGCAGACCCGCGATGCGCCACGCGGCGCCGGGCTCCTCGCCGACGGTGATGACCCGCGCCGCGCCGCCGCGCGCGATCTCGACGGCGTGCGGAAAGGCGGTGGCGACGACCAGCGGAGCGCCGGCGGGCAGCAGGGCGACGAAGGCGCGGAAGGCGGCCTGCACCGCCGCGAGGTCGCGATAGATGTCGGCGTGGTCGAACTCGACCGCGGTGAGAATCGCGGCGCTCGGCCGGTAGTGGAGGAACTTCGGTCCCTTGTCGAAGAAGGCGCTGTCGTATTCATCGCCTTCGATGACGAAGCACGGGCCCCGGCCGAGCTTGAAGTTGCCGCCGAAATCGAGGCTCTCGCCGCCGACCAGCAGACTCGGGTCGAGCCCGGCGCACTCCAGCACCCAGCCCAGCATCGCGGTCGAGGTCGTCTTGCCGTGCGTGCCCGCGACCACCAGCGACTGTTTGTCGGCGAGGAAGAGCGCCCCCAGCGTCTCCGGCAGCGAGAGATAGGGAAGGCCCGCGGCGAGCACCGCCTGCACCTCGGCGTTGTCGCGCGACACCTTGTTGCCGATCACCACCAGGTCGGGAGGCGGCTGCAGGTTCTCCGGCCGGTAGCCCTCGAGCACCGGGATGCCGAGGCGCTCGAGCAGGGTGCTCATCGGCGGATAGATCGCCTCGTCGGATCCGGTCACCCGCATCCCGCGCGCCCGCAGCATGCCGGCGAGCGCCGCCATGGCGACGCCGGCGATGGCGATCAGGTGCACGTGGCGCACGGCGGCCAGATCCGCCGCCGGTCGAGCGTCACCCATCCTCACCCCTCCCCGTCCAGCGCCTCGTTCACCAGGTCGTGTATGACGGGGCGGAACTGCTTGATCGCATCGTTGTCGCGCGTCGGATGCACCCGGTTGGTGAGCAGCACCACGTGGCGGTCGCGCGCCAGGTCCATCCAGATCGACGTGCCGGTGAACCCGAGATGCCCGATGGTGTCGGACGAGAAGCGGCTGCCGGACTGCGATCCGGTGGGCGACGGCGTGTCCCAGCCGAGCGCCCAGGTCGATCCCGGCGTCCGGTCGCGGGTCCAGAACTCGCGCACCAGCGCCGCCGGCAGCACCTCGTCCTGGCCCGCCCAGGCGGCACGCAGGTGACAGAGCAGCGTGTCGATGTCGCGCGCCGACGCGAACAGGCCGGCGTGTCCGGCGACACCGCCCATCGCCCAGGCGTTGTCGTCGTGGACCTCGCCGCACAGCACCCGCTTGCGCCACGGGCAGCGCTCGGTGGCGGCGATCATCTCGGTCACCGGCACGATGCGGCGCGATCGCACCATGCCGAGATCGATGAACGAGGTGGCGCGCAGCCCCAGCGGCCGCACGACGCGGTCGTTGTAGAAGCGATCGAGCGTCGTCCCCGACGCCATCTCGACCAGCGCCCCGAGGAGCATGAAGCCGAGATCGCTGTAGACCGCCTTCGCGCCGGCCGGCGACTCGGGACGTTCGCGGCCGATCGCCTGGTAGACGTACTCCTTGGCCGCCGTGCTGCCGAGAAAGTTGACCTTCTCGCCCCGCTTCTCGATCTGCTGCAGGTCCTTGTAGAAGGGCCGCCACGCCGCCAGGCCGGACGCGTGCGAGAGCAGGTGGCGGATGGTGACGTGGGTCTTGCCGTAGACGCCGAAGTTGTGGAGGAAGCGCGTCACCCGATCGTCGAGGCGCAGCTTGCCGTCGCGCATCAGCAGCATGATCGCCGTGGTGGTGGCGAGCGGTTTGGTCAGCGAGGAGAGGTCGAAGATGGTGTCCTCGGCCATCGGCGCGCGGGTCGGCTCGATCTGCCGCGAGCCGAAGGCGCGCAGATAGAAGACGTGCGTGCCGGCGCGCACCAGCAGCACGGCGCCGGGGAAGACGCCGCGGTGCACCGCCTGCGCCATCTCCTGCTCGACGCGCTCGAAGCCCATCTCATTCCGCCAGTGGCGATTCGAGCAGGTGCAGCCGCTCGCCGGCGAGGCGGGCGCGCGCGCCGAGCGGCAGCGTGGCGGTGCCCCCACCGTGCCCGGTCGGCAGTCCGAACACCACCGGGTAGCGGGCGTCGGCGAACGCCTCGCGGATGACGTCGCGCACCGTGACCGCGTCGCCGGCATGGCCGCAGCCGGTCATGTCGCCGAACAGCACCCCGGCGAGCCCGTCCAGCTTGCCGGCCTGGCGCAACTGCGTGAGCATGCGGTCGACGCGGAACGGCTTCTCGTTCACGTCCTCGAGGAAGAGCAGCCGGCCCTTGGTCTCGATCGCGTACGGCGTGCCGAGCGCCGCGACCAGGATCGAGAGGCAGCCGCCGACCAGGACGCCCTCGCCGGTGCCGGGCTGGACGATCTCGCGCGCCCGCAGATTCCAGGTGGTGCGGTCGCCGCTCAGCAGACGCAGCAGGGCGTCGGCCCCGCTTGGGTTGGCCGCCAGGTCGGCGACCATCGGGCCGTGGAACACCACCATGTTGGCGCGTTGCACCAGCTCCGTCAGCAGGAAGGTGACGTCGCTGTAGCCGACCACGATCTTCGCCTGCCGGCGGATGGTCTCCAGGTCGAGCCGCGGCAGCAGCCGGCCGCTGCCGTAGCCGCCGCGCGCCGCGATGATGGCGCGGACGCTGCGGTCGGCGAACAGCGCCTGCAGCTCAGCCGCCCGCTCGGCATCGGTGCCGGCGAGGTAGCCCGCCTGGCGGCCGACCGTCGCCCCGATGCGCACCGCGAACCCCGCCCGCTCGAGCAGGCGCGCCCCGGCCTCCACCGCCGCGCCGTCGACCGCCGCCGCCGGCGCGGTGACCGCGATCAGATCACCCGGCCGCAACGGCGCCGGCTTGCGCATGCCACACCTCCCACACGGGACCCGATTGCCGCATCTCTGCCCGGCCCCTACAGTCGTCGCAAGAGGGGAGGAGAGGCTCTGTCATGACTCGACTGCATCGATTGCTGCCCTTCGGGCTGGCGACCGCGGCGCTGCTCGCCATCGCCGCCGCCGCATCCGCCGACAACGCCGGCTGCGAGACGGCCCTCCGCCTGCAGCAGCAGGGACTGTCGGTCGCGGAGATCGCGCAGACGATGGGACTCTCCGTCGCCGCGGTCCACGGGCTGTGCGCCCAGCCGGGCGCGCAGTCGGTCGTCGTGCCACGCGGCCGCGTGTCGGGCAGCCCCGCCGGCCCCGCCCCTCTGGGCGCCGCCGGCCCCGCCCCACTGGGCGCCGCCGGGCCCGCCCCGCTCGGCGCCGCCGGCCCCGCGCCGTTCGGGGCCGCCGG
Coding sequences within it:
- a CDS encoding helix-turn-helix transcriptional regulator; this translates as MMTSDRINQQGSMISQLRQRLSMTQEEFAHAIGVTVSTVNRWENGHIEPSRLARKAMQGLATQAAIPIDLEATTAPLIGHVSKSF
- a CDS encoding right-handed parallel beta-helix repeat-containing protein produces the protein MAALLPAPASATHERAALITWAPIAGNTVEFTITGAWRRSAYSTASGRCRNVASPSLPSIACSGVDGYAAVGDVIVESLGGTQFDPGQGSVISSPLNALLYVVTSVDPVNDWLYGTALDPSSLPTIDTTISKTYTNSSPKTAFIQDCCRISNTPGGNQHINNPDGSYRIETRVTLGGSNRPPVSTMPPVVLCPVNGLCTFQVPGTDPDGDPITYRFSTATEASGSSSGFRQPGPTSAPNAATISSSGLYTWNTAGATVGSGTTYYSTQVTIEDRDGSNNVKSKIAVDFLIQLVSQSGTPPVFDHPPTPACGSTITVNPGAVVSFTAQASDVDFGQTVTLNAVGMPSGATFTPSLPTTANPVSSVFTWNTIGGDAGTTHVVTMTATDSSNLQASCSVNITVNQCQSDADCADNSLCTTDTCQPGNPNANAGGCVSAPVVCDACQTCDPGLGCTGAVCTPIYTLTSTPTPSSTPTATETATGTNPPTATITDTPTVTNTPTRTNTPVPYCGDGNLDPGESCDDGNGIAGDGCEPDCTVSTACSLVYPGVERFVGGCGAPSDPDIQTAIDNAADGDIITICPGTYTQPVQVTKQVKIRAFAPGVIVQTTGTAFDIRRSGVVIDGLTIQASGGSAISANAICPLGQPSCASPGRGTNLTLSNNTISNSAIGIGWQRRVDCVQIEGNTMAGNASHIEILQQEGTPAILVSIIANQISGGGASGSAVSLSGIGATIAANTIANSNTSGLVLAAMSAGSQVIENAIANNSGDGITIRPGAEVTAIHDNNITHNEVGLGNESGAGTLDASLNWWRSQTGPSGLYTGIGDRIVNRVGGASTTFLEFLCKPFPQGFPSIQGVCSTETAEVRQLVPGRNPDLDTFGRYIVFESSANMNVDRRSAYSNGDASQEIFLLNRRPKKSLTGICLGGLLSCDFANLGACTRCNGRKQCPGDPSADPIILNGECVIVTQLTNGGAGTSSRGPRLTGLAKTVVFDSDSDAAGGNVDGSREVDAWSRKSFEKAAPALSSYSDGAPPEGFERPVPAMSGKVVVLESNANPTGGNADGNTEIFIYKPRSNQWIQVTDTLPPVENHRPATIDGRRLIFDSTGDLQNDPRAPAASNADGNRELFLARLRGGGAVEIRQLTNTAAPADNRAGSLDANSALIAFSSTADLVTGQNTDGSREVFTWTRRTGAFEQITHAPSGESTNPVINLSKRFLVFESTADLTLSGASNRRIFQFDRSKGELLLLSRSRFGTNQAPRIKKRRFVVWESNANLTGNNAGGDWVIYLFDRKKD
- a CDS encoding phosphoadenylyl-sulfate reductase, with the protein product MSVAIPRSVIDTVLSRAFDDKPAEEILRWGMDTFAPRLALSASFGSPEGMVILDMMHAIDPARTRVFTIDTGRLHQETYDLMDRVRTRYEVEVEVYFPRPEAVQAMVREHGLNLFYDSVDLRKKCCGVRKVEPLERALAELDAWIAGLRPDQSVTRGDVRAVEVDEVHGGRIKLNPLVRWTREDVMAYVDRNHVPVNRLHDQGYPSVGCVPCTRSIQPGEDERAGRWWWENADQRECGIHVGYEEKGSGI
- a CDS encoding serine hydrolase, whose product is MGFERVEQEMAQAVHRGVFPGAVLLVRAGTHVFYLRAFGSRQIEPTRAPMAEDTIFDLSSLTKPLATTTAIMLLMRDGKLRLDDRVTRFLHNFGVYGKTHVTIRHLLSHASGLAAWRPFYKDLQQIEKRGEKVNFLGSTAAKEYVYQAIGRERPESPAGAKAVYSDLGFMLLGALVEMASGTTLDRFYNDRVVRPLGLRATSFIDLGMVRSRRIVPVTEMIAATERCPWRKRVLCGEVHDDNAWAMGGVAGHAGLFASARDIDTLLCHLRAAWAGQDEVLPAALVREFWTRDRTPGSTWALGWDTPSPTGSQSGSRFSSDTIGHLGFTGTSIWMDLARDRHVVLLTNRVHPTRDNDAIKQFRPVIHDLVNEALDGEG
- a CDS encoding LD-carboxypeptidase, with product MRKPAPLRPGDLIAVTAPAAAVDGAAVEAGARLLERAGFAVRIGATVGRQAGYLAGTDAERAAELQALFADRSVRAIIAARGGYGSGRLLPRLDLETIRRQAKIVVGYSDVTFLLTELVQRANMVVFHGPMVADLAANPSGADALLRLLSGDRTTWNLRAREIVQPGTGEGVLVGGCLSILVAALGTPYAIETKGRLLFLEDVNEKPFRVDRMLTQLRQAGKLDGLAGVLFGDMTGCGHAGDAVTVRDVIREAFADARYPVVFGLPTGHGGGTATLPLGARARLAGERLHLLESPLAE